The following coding sequences are from one Danio rerio strain Tuebingen ecotype United States chromosome 21, GRCz12tu, whole genome shotgun sequence window:
- the si:ch211-247j9.1 gene encoding rho GTPase-activating protein 24 isoform X2, with amino-acid sequence MGLTCFKSWKYNSAAQKGGNRDVLVSPGSYFFLSNSCGQGEEWLKSLNKGIWIPFTGVFGQRLEETVLYERRYGDHMAPLVVEQCVDFIRERGLTEVGLFRQPGQATLVKELQEAFDAGEKPSFDSTDVHTVASLLKLYLRELPEPLVPFSRYEEFLVCGKRIPSDREKGLQELRSLLYELPVANFNLLKYICQFLNDVQSYSNVNKMSIQNLATVFGPNILRPKAEDPESIIGGAAVVQHIMSELIREHGLLFSRENCNLPETSLQAVQDIQRHSDLVEWVHEPPSHPREPLINKDYTTLPDQTVACPRKHSLPLTTERTGSFQKPCDKTLLHHLSETERQLQEDCSPTSSTLICDNQSQHNSAQESLHTRHVLSPSTPPPACSTVNNVLEAGVEMCVQSRSWSGMEDARWGPERLLGESGGSSEAQDSTLSVYDNIVTEVQYTEDRDAKGTASATDSNSSWSSCEIVPLDGGSGSGGAASPCHASPGQFPSFRMDSGEEDLRPNSLASSSAPTDAPLSTGSSEVFLPNAPQEPLGFPASHAMQCLIAGLRQQMTRQKAEYEAKINRLEQRNKVLQGEVAGLRSTLEQQRRWVSMAEIKMRNVERARADADRRNATLQQEMEQFFETFGELHAEAQKTGRIVQSF; translated from the exons GAGGAAACAGGGATGTATTGGTTAGTCCTGGATCATATTTCTTCCTCTCAAACAGCTGTGGTCAGGGAGAGGAGTGGCTGAAGAGCCTAAATAAAGGCATCTGGATACCTTTTACAG gtgtgtttggtcaaaGGTTGGAGGAGACGGTGCTGTATGAGAGGAGGTACGGGGATCACATGGCTCCTCTGGTGGTGGAGCAGTGTGTTGACTTCATCCGAGAGCGTGGGCTCACTGAGGTGGGACTCTTCAGGCAGCCTGGCCAGGCCACACTGGTTAAGGAGTTGCAGGAAGCTTTTGATGCTGGGGAGAAACCGTCTTTTGACAG TACCGATGTACACACCGTGGcgtctttgctgaagctgtacCTCAGAGAGTTGCCTGAACCTCTGGTGCCATTTTCCCGCTATGAAGAGTTTCTTGTATGTGGCAAAAGAATTCCCTCAGATAGGGAAAAG GGTTTGCAAGAGTTAAGGAGTCTCCTTTATGAGCTGCCTGTAGCAAACTTCAACCTCCTGAAATACATCTGCCA ATTCTTAAATGATGTCCAGTCATACTCTAATGTCAACAAGATGAGTATCCAGAACCTGGCAACTGTATTTGGGCCAAATATCCTCCGGCCTAAAGCTGAGGACCCAGAAAGTATCATTGGAG GGGCAGCAGTTGTGCAACATATAATGTCAGAACTGATCAGGGAGCATGGCCTGCTCTTTTCCCGAGAGAACTGCAACCTTCCTGAGACATCTTTACAAGCTGTCCAAGACATACAAAGACACAGTGATCTTGTGGAATGGGTGCACGAACCACCTTCTCACCCGCGGGAGCCCCTAATAAACAAAGATTACACCACACTTCCAGACCAGACTGTAGCCTGTCCTCGTAAACACTCTTTACCACTAACCACAGAGAGGACAGGGTCTTTTCAAAAACCCTGTGACAAAACATTGTTACACCATCTCTCTGAAACAGAGCGACAGCTTCAAGAGGACTGTTCGCCAACCAGCTCTACACTAATTTGCGACAACCAAAGTCAACACAACTCAGCACAGGAATCTCTCCATACAAGACATGTACTATCACCCTCCACCCCACCACCTGCCTGCTCTACTGTGAACAATGTGCTGGAAGCTGGGGTCGAAATGTGTGTGCAGTCAAGGAGCTGGTCGGGCATGGAAGATGCCAGATGGGGACCGGAAAGATTGTTAGGAGAGAGTGGAGGCAGCAGTGAAGCTCAGGACAGCACTTTATCTGTCTATGACAACATTGTTACTGAGGTACAATATACAGAGGACAGAGATGCCAAAGGTACTGCCAGTGCGACTGATAGCAACAGCTCCTGGTCCTCCTGTGAGATTGTCCCTTTGGATGGGGGAAGTGGGAGTGGTGGAGCGGCTAGCCCTTGCCATGCTTCCCCTGGACAGTTTCCCTCATTTAGAATGGACTCTGGGGAAGAAGACCTTCGCCCAAACTCTCTTGCCTCATCATCTGCTCCCACAGATGCCCCTTTAAGCACTGGCAGCAGTGAAGTTTTTTTGCCAAATGCACCCCAGGAACCCTTAGGGTTTCCAGCTTCCCATGCCATGCAGTGCCTCATTGCAGGGCTTCGTCAACAGATGACCAGGCAAAAGGCAGAGTATGAggctaaaataaacag ACTGGAGCAAAGAAACAAAGTGCTTCAGGGGGAAGTTGCAGGGTTGCGATCAACTCTGGAACAGCAGCGGCGCTGGGTGAGCATGGCTGAGATCAAGATGCGTAACGTAGAGCGAGCCCGTGCAGATGCCGACAGACGAAATGCCACTCTTCAACAAGAAATGGAGCAGTTCTTTGAAACGTTTGGTGAGCTTCATGCAGAGGCTCAAAAAACTGGTCGAATTGTTCAGAGTTTTTGA
- the si:ch211-247j9.1 gene encoding rho GTPase-activating protein 24 isoform X1 gives MGLTCFKSWKYNSAAQKGGNRDVLVSPGSYFFLSNSCGQGEEWLKSLNKGIWIPFTGVFGQRLEETVLYERRYGDHMAPLVVEQCVDFIRERGLTEVGLFRQPGQATLVKELQEAFDAGEKPSFDSSTDVHTVASLLKLYLRELPEPLVPFSRYEEFLVCGKRIPSDREKGLQELRSLLYELPVANFNLLKYICQFLNDVQSYSNVNKMSIQNLATVFGPNILRPKAEDPESIIGGAAVVQHIMSELIREHGLLFSRENCNLPETSLQAVQDIQRHSDLVEWVHEPPSHPREPLINKDYTTLPDQTVACPRKHSLPLTTERTGSFQKPCDKTLLHHLSETERQLQEDCSPTSSTLICDNQSQHNSAQESLHTRHVLSPSTPPPACSTVNNVLEAGVEMCVQSRSWSGMEDARWGPERLLGESGGSSEAQDSTLSVYDNIVTEVQYTEDRDAKGTASATDSNSSWSSCEIVPLDGGSGSGGAASPCHASPGQFPSFRMDSGEEDLRPNSLASSSAPTDAPLSTGSSEVFLPNAPQEPLGFPASHAMQCLIAGLRQQMTRQKAEYEAKINRLEQRNKVLQGEVAGLRSTLEQQRRWVSMAEIKMRNVERARADADRRNATLQQEMEQFFETFGELHAEAQKTGRIVQSF, from the exons GAGGAAACAGGGATGTATTGGTTAGTCCTGGATCATATTTCTTCCTCTCAAACAGCTGTGGTCAGGGAGAGGAGTGGCTGAAGAGCCTAAATAAAGGCATCTGGATACCTTTTACAG gtgtgtttggtcaaaGGTTGGAGGAGACGGTGCTGTATGAGAGGAGGTACGGGGATCACATGGCTCCTCTGGTGGTGGAGCAGTGTGTTGACTTCATCCGAGAGCGTGGGCTCACTGAGGTGGGACTCTTCAGGCAGCCTGGCCAGGCCACACTGGTTAAGGAGTTGCAGGAAGCTTTTGATGCTGGGGAGAAACCGTCTTTTGACAG CAGTACCGATGTACACACCGTGGcgtctttgctgaagctgtacCTCAGAGAGTTGCCTGAACCTCTGGTGCCATTTTCCCGCTATGAAGAGTTTCTTGTATGTGGCAAAAGAATTCCCTCAGATAGGGAAAAG GGTTTGCAAGAGTTAAGGAGTCTCCTTTATGAGCTGCCTGTAGCAAACTTCAACCTCCTGAAATACATCTGCCA ATTCTTAAATGATGTCCAGTCATACTCTAATGTCAACAAGATGAGTATCCAGAACCTGGCAACTGTATTTGGGCCAAATATCCTCCGGCCTAAAGCTGAGGACCCAGAAAGTATCATTGGAG GGGCAGCAGTTGTGCAACATATAATGTCAGAACTGATCAGGGAGCATGGCCTGCTCTTTTCCCGAGAGAACTGCAACCTTCCTGAGACATCTTTACAAGCTGTCCAAGACATACAAAGACACAGTGATCTTGTGGAATGGGTGCACGAACCACCTTCTCACCCGCGGGAGCCCCTAATAAACAAAGATTACACCACACTTCCAGACCAGACTGTAGCCTGTCCTCGTAAACACTCTTTACCACTAACCACAGAGAGGACAGGGTCTTTTCAAAAACCCTGTGACAAAACATTGTTACACCATCTCTCTGAAACAGAGCGACAGCTTCAAGAGGACTGTTCGCCAACCAGCTCTACACTAATTTGCGACAACCAAAGTCAACACAACTCAGCACAGGAATCTCTCCATACAAGACATGTACTATCACCCTCCACCCCACCACCTGCCTGCTCTACTGTGAACAATGTGCTGGAAGCTGGGGTCGAAATGTGTGTGCAGTCAAGGAGCTGGTCGGGCATGGAAGATGCCAGATGGGGACCGGAAAGATTGTTAGGAGAGAGTGGAGGCAGCAGTGAAGCTCAGGACAGCACTTTATCTGTCTATGACAACATTGTTACTGAGGTACAATATACAGAGGACAGAGATGCCAAAGGTACTGCCAGTGCGACTGATAGCAACAGCTCCTGGTCCTCCTGTGAGATTGTCCCTTTGGATGGGGGAAGTGGGAGTGGTGGAGCGGCTAGCCCTTGCCATGCTTCCCCTGGACAGTTTCCCTCATTTAGAATGGACTCTGGGGAAGAAGACCTTCGCCCAAACTCTCTTGCCTCATCATCTGCTCCCACAGATGCCCCTTTAAGCACTGGCAGCAGTGAAGTTTTTTTGCCAAATGCACCCCAGGAACCCTTAGGGTTTCCAGCTTCCCATGCCATGCAGTGCCTCATTGCAGGGCTTCGTCAACAGATGACCAGGCAAAAGGCAGAGTATGAggctaaaataaacag ACTGGAGCAAAGAAACAAAGTGCTTCAGGGGGAAGTTGCAGGGTTGCGATCAACTCTGGAACAGCAGCGGCGCTGGGTGAGCATGGCTGAGATCAAGATGCGTAACGTAGAGCGAGCCCGTGCAGATGCCGACAGACGAAATGCCACTCTTCAACAAGAAATGGAGCAGTTCTTTGAAACGTTTGGTGAGCTTCATGCAGAGGCTCAAAAAACTGGTCGAATTGTTCAGAGTTTTTGA
- the si:ch211-247j9.1 gene encoding rho GTPase-activating protein 24 isoform X3: MPENKQSIQRTGSYLSHSAYRKIKRVLSFRKRVFGQRLEETVLYERRYGDHMAPLVVEQCVDFIRERGLTEVGLFRQPGQATLVKELQEAFDAGEKPSFDSSTDVHTVASLLKLYLRELPEPLVPFSRYEEFLVCGKRIPSDREKGLQELRSLLYELPVANFNLLKYICQFLNDVQSYSNVNKMSIQNLATVFGPNILRPKAEDPESIIGGAAVVQHIMSELIREHGLLFSRENCNLPETSLQAVQDIQRHSDLVEWVHEPPSHPREPLINKDYTTLPDQTVACPRKHSLPLTTERTGSFQKPCDKTLLHHLSETERQLQEDCSPTSSTLICDNQSQHNSAQESLHTRHVLSPSTPPPACSTVNNVLEAGVEMCVQSRSWSGMEDARWGPERLLGESGGSSEAQDSTLSVYDNIVTEVQYTEDRDAKGTASATDSNSSWSSCEIVPLDGGSGSGGAASPCHASPGQFPSFRMDSGEEDLRPNSLASSSAPTDAPLSTGSSEVFLPNAPQEPLGFPASHAMQCLIAGLRQQMTRQKAEYEAKINRLEQRNKVLQGEVAGLRSTLEQQRRWVSMAEIKMRNVERARADADRRNATLQQEMEQFFETFGELHAEAQKTGRIVQSF; this comes from the exons ATGCCTGAAAACAAGCAGTCAATCCAGCGGACTGGGAGCTATCTCTCTCACTCCGCTTACAGGAAGATAAAAAGGGTGCTGAGCTTCAGAAAAC gtgtgtttggtcaaaGGTTGGAGGAGACGGTGCTGTATGAGAGGAGGTACGGGGATCACATGGCTCCTCTGGTGGTGGAGCAGTGTGTTGACTTCATCCGAGAGCGTGGGCTCACTGAGGTGGGACTCTTCAGGCAGCCTGGCCAGGCCACACTGGTTAAGGAGTTGCAGGAAGCTTTTGATGCTGGGGAGAAACCGTCTTTTGACAG CAGTACCGATGTACACACCGTGGcgtctttgctgaagctgtacCTCAGAGAGTTGCCTGAACCTCTGGTGCCATTTTCCCGCTATGAAGAGTTTCTTGTATGTGGCAAAAGAATTCCCTCAGATAGGGAAAAG GGTTTGCAAGAGTTAAGGAGTCTCCTTTATGAGCTGCCTGTAGCAAACTTCAACCTCCTGAAATACATCTGCCA ATTCTTAAATGATGTCCAGTCATACTCTAATGTCAACAAGATGAGTATCCAGAACCTGGCAACTGTATTTGGGCCAAATATCCTCCGGCCTAAAGCTGAGGACCCAGAAAGTATCATTGGAG GGGCAGCAGTTGTGCAACATATAATGTCAGAACTGATCAGGGAGCATGGCCTGCTCTTTTCCCGAGAGAACTGCAACCTTCCTGAGACATCTTTACAAGCTGTCCAAGACATACAAAGACACAGTGATCTTGTGGAATGGGTGCACGAACCACCTTCTCACCCGCGGGAGCCCCTAATAAACAAAGATTACACCACACTTCCAGACCAGACTGTAGCCTGTCCTCGTAAACACTCTTTACCACTAACCACAGAGAGGACAGGGTCTTTTCAAAAACCCTGTGACAAAACATTGTTACACCATCTCTCTGAAACAGAGCGACAGCTTCAAGAGGACTGTTCGCCAACCAGCTCTACACTAATTTGCGACAACCAAAGTCAACACAACTCAGCACAGGAATCTCTCCATACAAGACATGTACTATCACCCTCCACCCCACCACCTGCCTGCTCTACTGTGAACAATGTGCTGGAAGCTGGGGTCGAAATGTGTGTGCAGTCAAGGAGCTGGTCGGGCATGGAAGATGCCAGATGGGGACCGGAAAGATTGTTAGGAGAGAGTGGAGGCAGCAGTGAAGCTCAGGACAGCACTTTATCTGTCTATGACAACATTGTTACTGAGGTACAATATACAGAGGACAGAGATGCCAAAGGTACTGCCAGTGCGACTGATAGCAACAGCTCCTGGTCCTCCTGTGAGATTGTCCCTTTGGATGGGGGAAGTGGGAGTGGTGGAGCGGCTAGCCCTTGCCATGCTTCCCCTGGACAGTTTCCCTCATTTAGAATGGACTCTGGGGAAGAAGACCTTCGCCCAAACTCTCTTGCCTCATCATCTGCTCCCACAGATGCCCCTTTAAGCACTGGCAGCAGTGAAGTTTTTTTGCCAAATGCACCCCAGGAACCCTTAGGGTTTCCAGCTTCCCATGCCATGCAGTGCCTCATTGCAGGGCTTCGTCAACAGATGACCAGGCAAAAGGCAGAGTATGAggctaaaataaacag ACTGGAGCAAAGAAACAAAGTGCTTCAGGGGGAAGTTGCAGGGTTGCGATCAACTCTGGAACAGCAGCGGCGCTGGGTGAGCATGGCTGAGATCAAGATGCGTAACGTAGAGCGAGCCCGTGCAGATGCCGACAGACGAAATGCCACTCTTCAACAAGAAATGGAGCAGTTCTTTGAAACGTTTGGTGAGCTTCATGCAGAGGCTCAAAAAACTGGTCGAATTGTTCAGAGTTTTTGA
- the si:ch211-247j9.1 gene encoding rho GTPase-activating protein 24 isoform X4 gives MPENKQSIQRTGSYLSHSAYRKIKRVLSFRKRVFGQRLEETVLYERRYGDHMAPLVVEQCVDFIRERGLTEVGLFRQPGQATLVKELQEAFDAGEKPSFDSTDVHTVASLLKLYLRELPEPLVPFSRYEEFLVCGKRIPSDREKGLQELRSLLYELPVANFNLLKYICQFLNDVQSYSNVNKMSIQNLATVFGPNILRPKAEDPESIIGGAAVVQHIMSELIREHGLLFSRENCNLPETSLQAVQDIQRHSDLVEWVHEPPSHPREPLINKDYTTLPDQTVACPRKHSLPLTTERTGSFQKPCDKTLLHHLSETERQLQEDCSPTSSTLICDNQSQHNSAQESLHTRHVLSPSTPPPACSTVNNVLEAGVEMCVQSRSWSGMEDARWGPERLLGESGGSSEAQDSTLSVYDNIVTEVQYTEDRDAKGTASATDSNSSWSSCEIVPLDGGSGSGGAASPCHASPGQFPSFRMDSGEEDLRPNSLASSSAPTDAPLSTGSSEVFLPNAPQEPLGFPASHAMQCLIAGLRQQMTRQKAEYEAKINRLEQRNKVLQGEVAGLRSTLEQQRRWVSMAEIKMRNVERARADADRRNATLQQEMEQFFETFGELHAEAQKTGRIVQSF, from the exons ATGCCTGAAAACAAGCAGTCAATCCAGCGGACTGGGAGCTATCTCTCTCACTCCGCTTACAGGAAGATAAAAAGGGTGCTGAGCTTCAGAAAAC gtgtgtttggtcaaaGGTTGGAGGAGACGGTGCTGTATGAGAGGAGGTACGGGGATCACATGGCTCCTCTGGTGGTGGAGCAGTGTGTTGACTTCATCCGAGAGCGTGGGCTCACTGAGGTGGGACTCTTCAGGCAGCCTGGCCAGGCCACACTGGTTAAGGAGTTGCAGGAAGCTTTTGATGCTGGGGAGAAACCGTCTTTTGACAG TACCGATGTACACACCGTGGcgtctttgctgaagctgtacCTCAGAGAGTTGCCTGAACCTCTGGTGCCATTTTCCCGCTATGAAGAGTTTCTTGTATGTGGCAAAAGAATTCCCTCAGATAGGGAAAAG GGTTTGCAAGAGTTAAGGAGTCTCCTTTATGAGCTGCCTGTAGCAAACTTCAACCTCCTGAAATACATCTGCCA ATTCTTAAATGATGTCCAGTCATACTCTAATGTCAACAAGATGAGTATCCAGAACCTGGCAACTGTATTTGGGCCAAATATCCTCCGGCCTAAAGCTGAGGACCCAGAAAGTATCATTGGAG GGGCAGCAGTTGTGCAACATATAATGTCAGAACTGATCAGGGAGCATGGCCTGCTCTTTTCCCGAGAGAACTGCAACCTTCCTGAGACATCTTTACAAGCTGTCCAAGACATACAAAGACACAGTGATCTTGTGGAATGGGTGCACGAACCACCTTCTCACCCGCGGGAGCCCCTAATAAACAAAGATTACACCACACTTCCAGACCAGACTGTAGCCTGTCCTCGTAAACACTCTTTACCACTAACCACAGAGAGGACAGGGTCTTTTCAAAAACCCTGTGACAAAACATTGTTACACCATCTCTCTGAAACAGAGCGACAGCTTCAAGAGGACTGTTCGCCAACCAGCTCTACACTAATTTGCGACAACCAAAGTCAACACAACTCAGCACAGGAATCTCTCCATACAAGACATGTACTATCACCCTCCACCCCACCACCTGCCTGCTCTACTGTGAACAATGTGCTGGAAGCTGGGGTCGAAATGTGTGTGCAGTCAAGGAGCTGGTCGGGCATGGAAGATGCCAGATGGGGACCGGAAAGATTGTTAGGAGAGAGTGGAGGCAGCAGTGAAGCTCAGGACAGCACTTTATCTGTCTATGACAACATTGTTACTGAGGTACAATATACAGAGGACAGAGATGCCAAAGGTACTGCCAGTGCGACTGATAGCAACAGCTCCTGGTCCTCCTGTGAGATTGTCCCTTTGGATGGGGGAAGTGGGAGTGGTGGAGCGGCTAGCCCTTGCCATGCTTCCCCTGGACAGTTTCCCTCATTTAGAATGGACTCTGGGGAAGAAGACCTTCGCCCAAACTCTCTTGCCTCATCATCTGCTCCCACAGATGCCCCTTTAAGCACTGGCAGCAGTGAAGTTTTTTTGCCAAATGCACCCCAGGAACCCTTAGGGTTTCCAGCTTCCCATGCCATGCAGTGCCTCATTGCAGGGCTTCGTCAACAGATGACCAGGCAAAAGGCAGAGTATGAggctaaaataaacag ACTGGAGCAAAGAAACAAAGTGCTTCAGGGGGAAGTTGCAGGGTTGCGATCAACTCTGGAACAGCAGCGGCGCTGGGTGAGCATGGCTGAGATCAAGATGCGTAACGTAGAGCGAGCCCGTGCAGATGCCGACAGACGAAATGCCACTCTTCAACAAGAAATGGAGCAGTTCTTTGAAACGTTTGGTGAGCTTCATGCAGAGGCTCAAAAAACTGGTCGAATTGTTCAGAGTTTTTGA